The nucleotide window TCTGCTTCTTTCAATATAAGAGGAATGACTTTTCTTTGTTGTTCTGTGCGGACACACAAATCAATTGCCCGAAGGTACTCTTCCCTTACCCAGTTAGACCTTAATGACTCAGGAGATACGACCATGCACACGGTTCTGCTCTCGTTGAGTCCTTTTTCAATAGCCTCCACAAATAAATCTCCGGGCAACAGCTTGTCTTGATCTATCCAGACTTTGATCCCATTTTGTCTGAGGTCTTCCCACAACTTGTTGACGAAAACTTGATCCCTGGAACTGTAACTCAGGAAGGTATCGAACTTGTAATTATTGTTCATCAGTGCTTCTCCTAAACTCTATCCGTGAAACGGCCCGATGGAGTGATATAGCTGTAGTATGCCGCCAAACAAGTTATTCTAAAGTTTTTCTGGAAATCTCCTTGATCCAAGTCCCCTCCGGGGACATAAACAACGACCAGGGGCCATTATGGGATTATCAGAAGGCATCCACCGCATCCTTGAACGGTTTGGCGATTTCAACCTTCACCACTGTCTTGACCGCAACCTTGATTGGCTGAACGGTCTGGGGAAACGGGCGGTCCGGGAGGTCCGCTTGAAAAGGTCTGTTTTGCCGATTTTAATTTGGTCCCGGGCCATAAAAAACCCCACCTCTCATTCGATCAAGCGGGGTTCTACCAGCCTTCCATCGACTACCTCCTAAATAGGGATTAGGACTGCCAACTTTATCACCGGAAATCTTACTATCCAAAATCCAATTCGTAACTTATACCCAACTAAAACCTTTGTCAAAAGATTTTTTTCCCCTTTAGGGCCTTTATTCTTGATCTAATTTATTGATTTTTTAATTTATTTGGCCGGGAAGTGGCCGTCTTCCGCAACAACCTGGACAGGTAGAGTCGTTGGGATAACGTGTTTTCCTTCCCAGTCCAACTTGACTTTATGGGCCTTGGCTTCGATCAAGGCAAGGCTTGACAAATCAATTAGTTTTCTTGATACTCGGACCATTCATGAGTTACTGGGGCATAGTGATGTCAGAACCACCATGATCTACACCCACACGGTGGAGAGCGTCACGATCAATGAGGCCGAGAGCCCCCTTGATTTCTGAAGTCTGAAAACCTCATTTGATTTTTGGACTTTTCTGCTAAACCGGAATAAAATTTTATGACTATAGAAGAAACCGAAGAGACCGACAAGGAGATGGGAAAAAAATCGGAGGTCTTATGAAACGGCCCTCTAAACAGAAAAATAAGACGGATGAAATGCCCTTGGAAATCATGGCTGAGAAAGCATTGAAGGAGGCGGTAGCTGAGGCCATTGCCGAGCACAAACTGCGAGGCCACCCCATCGTTGTCTGGCGGGATGGGAAGGTGGTTTCCATTCCACCAGAAGAGATAGTTGTTACGGCAAAAAGGGATGAACGGCCGAAAAATACCTTGCTCCGCGTTAAAGAAAGAAGTCAGTCTTACGGTAAGCAAAAAGACAAGCGAAACAATGAGGGAAAGTAATAGGAGTAGAAGAAGTCATTATGGAAGAAATTTTACTCTATTCTTTGCCGGCCTGACCGGGGTGTGTGGCGGCGAAAGAGTTCTTTCGTCAAAAAGGGATTGCCTTTCAGGAATTCGATCTTTCCAAAGACCAAGGGGCCGTAACCCGGATGCTCAGGTTGACCCGGCAGAAGAGGGTGCCGGTCATTCAAAAAGGGGAGAAGTATGTGGTCGGGTTTCATGCCGAGGAACTTGAAAAATTGATAAAACCTATTACCGATCAATATATCCATGTCGTGGCCGGGATTACCGGCACCAAAGGACGGCTTCTGAAGGCCTTAAAGGCGGAGAAGGAGAAGGAAAGGAATTTGTGAGCCCCATGTGAAAAT belongs to Deltaproteobacteria bacterium and includes:
- a CDS encoding glutaredoxin family protein — translated: MAAKEFFRQKGIAFQEFDLSKDQGAVTRMLRLTRQKRVPVIQKGEKYVVGFHAEELEKLIKPITDQYIHVVAGITGTKGRLLKALKAEKEKERNL